A section of the Pseudomonas sp. FP453 genome encodes:
- the rnk gene encoding nucleoside diphosphate kinase regulator, with protein MTTAPSIILTRLDVQRLEQLIDRLGDESPGVEALQAELDRAEDVVGHDEVPAGVVTMNSSVHCREQGSGKDYHLTLVYPKHANADEGKISILAPVGSALLGLQVGQHIDWPAPGGKTLKLELLSVEGQPKDGGPFPL; from the coding sequence ATGACCACCGCACCGTCCATCATCCTCACCCGTCTTGACGTGCAGCGTCTGGAGCAACTGATCGACCGCCTGGGCGACGAGTCTCCTGGCGTCGAAGCGTTGCAAGCCGAACTCGACCGCGCCGAAGACGTGGTTGGCCACGATGAAGTGCCTGCGGGTGTCGTGACCATGAACTCCAGCGTGCATTGCCGTGAACAAGGCAGCGGCAAGGACTACCACCTGACCCTGGTCTACCCGAAACACGCGAATGCCGATGAAGGCAAGATCTCGATCCTCGCGCCGGTGGGCAGCGCGTTGCTCGGCCTGCAAGTGGGCCAGCACATCGATTGGCCAGCACCGGGTGGCAAGACCCTCAAGCTGGAGTTGCTCAGTGTTGAAGGCCAGCCTAAAGATGGCGGCCCTTTCCCGCTCTAA
- a CDS encoding DUF1289 domain-containing protein gives MTQPTPVRPPKPLFSNVSPAVPSPCISLCRLDEEKVCRGCFRHVEDIREWRSADDARRRVICAQAEQRRGSA, from the coding sequence GTGACGCAGCCCACACCCGTACGCCCGCCCAAGCCGCTGTTCAGCAATGTCAGCCCGGCGGTGCCGTCACCTTGTATCAGTTTGTGTCGCCTGGACGAGGAGAAAGTCTGCCGCGGCTGCTTCCGCCACGTCGAAGACATCCGTGAATGGCGCTCTGCCGACGATGCCCGGCGCCGGGTGATCTGCGCCCAGGCCGAGCAACGCAGGGGCAGCGCCTGA
- the cyaY gene encoding iron donor protein CyaY → MSLTEARFHDLVDATQQALEDIFDDSGLDVDLENSAGVLTVKFETGQQLIFSRQEPLRQLWLAARSGGVHFDYDEESGKWQCDKSEELLGEMLARLVQEYTSAELDFDEI, encoded by the coding sequence ATGAGTTTGACCGAAGCCCGTTTTCACGACTTGGTGGATGCTACCCAGCAGGCGCTGGAAGATATTTTCGACGACAGCGGCCTGGACGTGGACCTGGAAAACTCGGCGGGCGTGCTGACCGTCAAATTCGAGACCGGCCAACAGCTGATCTTCAGCCGCCAGGAGCCTTTGCGCCAACTGTGGCTGGCGGCGCGTTCCGGTGGCGTGCACTTCGACTACGACGAAGAAAGTGGCAAATGGCAGTGCGACAAGAGCGAAGAGCTGTTGGGCGAAATGCTCGCGCGCCTGGTCCAGGAATACACCAGCGCCGAGCTGGATTTCGACGAGATCTGA
- a CDS encoding lipoprotein yields the protein MKRLISSLAALVAVACLVSACGQKGPLYLPDDSKDPNEQAQSSQKPSKAHKHDTYE from the coding sequence ATGAAGCGCCTGATCTCTTCCCTTGCTGCGCTCGTCGCGGTCGCTTGCCTCGTTAGTGCCTGTGGTCAAAAAGGCCCGCTGTACCTGCCCGATGACAGCAAAGACCCGAATGAACAGGCGCAATCGTCGCAAAAGCCATCCAAAGCGCATAAGCACGACACCTACGAATAA
- the dapF gene encoding diaminopimelate epimerase: protein MLLRFTKMHGLGNDFMVLDLVSQHAHILPKHAKQWGDRHTGIGFDQLLIVEAPSNPEVDFRYRIFNSDGSEVEQCGNGARCFARFVLDKRLTAKRQIRVETKSGVIELDIRSDGQISVNMGAPRLVPADIPFQATEQATSYAVDVDGQIVDLAAVSMGNPHAVLRVNDINNAPVHELGPKIEHHPRFPARVNVGFLQVIDRSRAQLRVWERGAGETQACGTGACAAAVAAISQGWMDSPLLIDLPGGRLSIEWAGPGHPVLMTGPASRVYEGQVRL from the coding sequence ATGCTGCTGCGTTTTACCAAGATGCACGGGCTGGGCAATGACTTCATGGTCCTCGACCTGGTCAGCCAGCACGCGCATATCCTGCCCAAGCACGCCAAGCAATGGGGTGACCGGCACACCGGCATTGGTTTCGACCAGTTGCTGATCGTCGAGGCGCCGAGCAACCCGGAGGTGGATTTCCGTTATCGGATCTTCAACTCCGACGGTTCCGAAGTGGAACAGTGCGGCAACGGTGCGCGCTGCTTCGCCCGCTTTGTGCTGGACAAGCGCCTGACCGCCAAGCGGCAGATCCGCGTCGAGACCAAGAGCGGCGTGATCGAGCTGGATATCCGCAGCGACGGCCAGATCAGCGTCAATATGGGCGCGCCACGCCTGGTGCCGGCGGACATTCCGTTCCAGGCCACCGAGCAAGCAACCAGCTACGCGGTGGATGTCGACGGCCAGATCGTCGACCTGGCCGCCGTGTCCATGGGCAACCCCCATGCGGTGCTGCGGGTCAACGACATCAATAACGCGCCCGTGCATGAATTGGGGCCGAAGATCGAACACCACCCGCGCTTTCCCGCGCGGGTCAACGTAGGCTTCCTACAGGTGATCGACCGTTCCCGCGCGCAATTGCGCGTCTGGGAACGCGGCGCCGGCGAAACCCAGGCTTGCGGCACCGGTGCTTGCGCCGCGGCCGTGGCCGCGATCAGCCAGGGGTGGATGGATTCGCCGCTGTTGATCGACCTGCCCGGTGGACGCCTGTCCATCGAATGGGCAGGCCCAGGCCACCCGGTGCTGATGACCGGGCCGGCCTCGCGTGTATACGAAGGACAGGTCCGTCTATGA
- a CDS encoding DUF484 family protein: MTDKPQVPAQASPSDSLEAAAVAAYLEANPDFFVQHEELLPALRIPHQRGDTVSLVERQMKILRERNIEMRHKLSHLMDVARDNDRLFEKTRRLILALMDATSLEETVIAVEDSLRQDFQVPFVSLILFSDNPMPVGRWVSGSDAQTAIGGLLSEGKTISGTLREHELDFLFGAEQRQQIGSTAVVALSHQGLHGVLAIASRDPAHYKSSVGTLFLTYIAEVLGRVLPRFTTALRAVR; the protein is encoded by the coding sequence ATGACCGATAAGCCTCAAGTACCCGCACAAGCATCCCCGAGCGACAGTCTGGAGGCCGCTGCCGTCGCGGCGTACCTTGAGGCTAATCCGGACTTCTTCGTCCAGCACGAAGAACTGCTGCCGGCCCTGCGCATCCCCCACCAGCGTGGCGACACCGTGTCGCTGGTGGAGCGACAGATGAAGATCCTGCGCGAGCGCAATATCGAAATGCGCCACAAGCTCTCGCACCTGATGGACGTGGCCCGCGACAACGACCGCCTGTTCGAGAAGACCCGGCGCCTGATCCTCGCGCTGATGGATGCCACCAGCCTGGAAGAAACGGTGATCGCCGTGGAAGACAGCCTGCGCCAGGATTTCCAGGTGCCCTTTGTCAGCCTGATCCTGTTCAGCGACAACCCGATGCCGGTGGGCCGTTGGGTCAGCGGCAGCGACGCACAAACCGCCATTGGTGGCCTGCTGTCCGAAGGCAAGACCATCAGCGGCACCTTGCGCGAGCACGAGCTGGACTTCCTCTTTGGCGCCGAACAGCGCCAGCAGATCGGCTCCACCGCCGTGGTCGCCCTCAGCCATCAAGGCCTGCATGGCGTGCTGGCCATCGCCAGCCGTGATCCGGCGCACTACAAAAGCTCGGTGGGCACGTTGTTCCTGACCTACATCGCCGAAGTGCTGGGCCGCGTCCTGCCGCGGTTCACCACCGCCCTGCGCGCGGTGCGCTAG
- the xerC gene encoding tyrosine recombinase XerC → MERQLDAYCAHLRNERQVSPHTLEAYRRDLNKVLAFCEKQQISSWKALDIQSLRSLVARLHQAGQSSPSLSRLLSAVRGLYHYLNREGLCDHDPANGLSPPKGERRLPKTLDTDRALQLLDGAVEDDFLAHRDQAILELFYSSGLRLSELTGLNLDQLDLADGLVQVLGKGSKTRVLPVGRKAREALQLWLPLRLLTNPADDAVFVSQQGRRLGPRAIQLRVKAAGERELGQNLHPHMLRHSFASHMLESSQDLRAVQELLGHADIKTTQIYTHLDFQHLATVYDSAHPRAKRIKGGDS, encoded by the coding sequence ATGGAACGGCAACTGGACGCTTATTGCGCTCACCTGCGCAACGAGCGCCAGGTGTCGCCCCATACGCTGGAAGCCTACCGACGGGACTTGAACAAGGTCCTGGCGTTCTGCGAAAAACAACAGATCAGCAGCTGGAAAGCCCTGGATATCCAGAGCCTGCGCAGCCTGGTCGCACGCCTGCACCAGGCCGGTCAATCCTCGCCCAGCCTGTCGCGCCTGCTGTCGGCGGTACGCGGCCTCTATCACTATCTCAATCGCGAAGGGCTGTGCGACCACGACCCGGCCAACGGCCTGTCACCGCCCAAGGGCGAACGGCGCCTGCCCAAGACCCTCGACACCGACCGCGCCCTGCAACTGCTGGATGGTGCGGTCGAAGACGACTTCCTCGCCCATCGCGACCAGGCGATCCTGGAGCTGTTCTATTCCTCGGGCCTGCGCCTGTCGGAGCTGACCGGCCTGAACCTGGATCAACTGGACCTGGCGGACGGCCTGGTGCAGGTGCTCGGCAAGGGCAGCAAGACCCGCGTGCTGCCGGTGGGCCGCAAAGCCCGGGAAGCCTTGCAGCTGTGGCTGCCGTTGCGGCTGCTGACCAACCCGGCTGACGATGCGGTGTTTGTCAGCCAGCAGGGCCGGCGCCTGGGGCCACGCGCCATCCAGTTACGCGTCAAGGCCGCCGGCGAGCGCGAGCTGGGACAGAACCTGCACCCGCACATGCTGCGGCACTCGTTTGCCAGCCATATGCTGGAGTCGTCCCAGGACCTGCGCGCCGTGCAGGAACTGCTCGGCCATGCCGACATCAAGACCACGCAGATCTACACCCATCTGGATTTCCAACACCTGGCAACGGTGTACGACAGCGCCCATCCACGGGCCAAACGCATCAAGGGCGGCGACTCATGA